In Ostrea edulis chromosome 6, xbOstEdul1.1, whole genome shotgun sequence, a single window of DNA contains:
- the LOC125648292 gene encoding uncharacterized protein LOC125648292 has protein sequence MGGASSSFQFSDERSRYVQKSIKRATKDSQDDIDSYPVPAKFDYNINPAAEDYPFENVVLDGGGLKSIAYIGVIKALDDANILKTIDRFAGASMGAYVAMLMALECTNEEIEKVLMRSPRAMYESPACCISCNVLSNYGWHSFQNEYEFMGKIIEDKLEDKDATFLDLYIKKKKELCVVVTNVSHKEEEYMHVKTTPLMPIREAIRMSTSYPGFFQPVVYQLNGIETYMVDGSVISNYPVHCFDGWWLSMKKEDSFFNMLREFYDVPVVIGKLERFRSREQDKDKTVGFALYNDSDNDLFKSFFEHDPGYATVTYPDTPLGRKAEHNQRIKKEESTVKESFRRLMEAMRKRDIVENESIPVPTLREILSDERFTSHHRETLFGKGVTVEDILKRFDTHNSGWTNERFVKLLEGIGFDILHGKFLGEASKIDNAFSYGSSVLQAVTRTCDRLYLKEEDLHRTVGINTHHIGTFSVDIKKEDKEFIIQTAYDATMDFLKKYTKERKNSVSRARGNTEISHLQAGFQTEAVTYARV, from the exons ATGGGAGGTGCTTCATCAAGTTTTCAATTTTCTGACGAGAGAAGCCGATATGTACAGAAATCCATCAAGAGAGCTACTAAAGATAGCCAAGACGACATCGATTCTTATCCAG TACCAGCGAAGTTCGACTACAACATAAACCCAGCGGCGGAGGATTATCCGTTTGAGAATGTTGTTTTAGACGGCGGCGGACTCAAATCCATTGCCTATATAGGCGTCATTAAG GCCCTCGACGATGCCAACATTTTGAAGACCATTGACAGATTTGCTGGGGCGAGCATGGGTGCTTACGTGGCAATGCTAATGGCCTTGGAATGTACCAACGAGGAAATAGAAAAAGTACTGATGAGAAGCCCTCGAGCGATGTAtg AGTCGCCTGCATGCTGTATCTCGTGCAATGTTCTGTCTAACTATGGATGGCATTCATTTCAAAACGAATACGAATTCATGGGTAAAATCATCGAAGATAAACTCGAAGATAAGGATGCTACATTCTTAGAC TTGTATatcaagaaaaagaaagaattgTGTGTAGTCGTAACAAATGTCAGCCACAAAGAGGAGGAGTATATGCACGTGAAAACCACTCCGCTCATGCCTATCCGAGAGGCCATACGCATGTCCACAAGCTACCCAG GCTTCTTCCAGCCAGTCGTTTACCAACTGAATGGAATAGAGACTTACATGGTGGATGGTAGTGTGATATCTAATTATCCAGTGCATTGCTTTGATG GTTGGTGGTTGTCGATGAAAAAGGAAGACTCGTTTTTTAACATGCTGCGAGAGTTTTACGATGTACCTGTTGTTATTGGGAAGTTGGAGAGATTCAGATCACGAGAGCAAGACAAGGACAAGACTGTTGGGTTTGCATTG TACAATGACTCTGATAACGATCTCTTCAAATCGTTTTTCGAACACGACCCAGGATACGCAACTGTGACATATCCGGATACACCTTTGGGCAG AAAGGCCGAACACAATCAAAGGATAAAGAAGGAGGAGTCAACTGTGAAAGAGTCCTTCAGACGATTGATGGAG GCAATGAGGAAAAGAGACATAGTTGAAAACGAGTCCATTCCAGTACCGACACTTCGAGAAATCCTGAGTGAT GAAAGGTTTACAAGTCATCATCGGGAAACTTTGTTTGGAAAAGGTGTGACTGTTGAAGATATTTTGAAACGATTTGACACTCATAACAGCGGATGG ACAAATGAAAGGTTCGTTAAGCTCTTGGAAGGAATAGGATTTGATATTCTTCATGGAAAGTTCCTTGGAGAGGCCAGTAAAATAGATAATGCGTTCTCTTACGGTTCATCGGTTCTACAGGCGGTGACCAGAACTTGTGACAGACTGTACCTGAAA GAGGAGGACCTTCATAGGactgtaggtatcaatacacATCACATCGGTACCTTCTCAGTGGATATAAAGAAGGAGGACAAAGAATTCATTATACAG ACAGCATATGATGCAACCAtggactttttaaaaaagtatacCAAAGAAAGGAAGAATTCCGTTTCGAGAGCGCGAGGCAACACCGAGATTTCACACCTCCAGGCTGGGTTTCAAACGGAAGCGGTGACGTATGCGCGTGTGTGA